A genomic window from Archaeoglobus profundus DSM 5631 includes:
- a CDS encoding nucleotide-binding protein: MEKRGRKGSMVKIAIASGKGGTGKTTLAVNLAYFNGVDLFDLDVEEPNCHLFIKGEKREEIVCRKVPSIDESRCDYCGICRDVCEFHAIVVLKDKIYVMPELCHSCGACSYFCSKRAIEEVEIPIGKIVEVNSKIKLTYGILNVGETTPVPIIKQVKKKIKGDAIIDCPPGTSCPMVESVRDADYCILVCEPTPFSLHDLKLAMSVLDKLEVSYGVVINKHGLPFNIEDKIDADIIGRIPFSKRIAESYSRGELLHDYADLFREIYEVIKCRLQ; encoded by the coding sequence GTGGAGAAGAGGGGGAGGAAGGGGTCAATGGTAAAGATTGCGATTGCGAGTGGTAAGGGAGGGACGGGAAAAACGACCCTTGCAGTAAATTTGGCATACTTCAACGGTGTAGACCTCTTCGATTTGGATGTTGAGGAACCGAACTGCCACCTTTTCATCAAAGGTGAAAAGAGGGAAGAAATTGTTTGCAGAAAGGTTCCATCAATAGATGAAAGCAGGTGCGACTATTGCGGGATCTGCAGAGACGTATGTGAATTTCATGCTATAGTCGTTCTAAAGGACAAAATATACGTTATGCCAGAGCTCTGTCACAGCTGCGGAGCTTGCAGCTACTTTTGTTCTAAAAGAGCGATTGAAGAAGTCGAGATACCCATAGGAAAGATCGTTGAGGTGAATTCCAAAATAAAACTGACCTACGGCATTTTGAATGTCGGAGAGACTACTCCAGTTCCGATCATAAAGCAGGTCAAAAAAAAGATTAAAGGCGATGCAATTATAGATTGCCCGCCCGGGACATCCTGCCCTATGGTTGAAAGTGTTAGAGATGCTGATTACTGCATTCTCGTTTGTGAGCCAACTCCCTTCAGCTTGCACGATCTCAAATTAGCCATGAGCGTTCTGGACAAGCTTGAGGTTTCCTACGGTGTTGTAATAAACAAGCACGGATTACCCTTCAACATTGAAGACAAGATCGATGCGGATATAATTGGCAGAATACCGTTCAGCAAGCGTATTGCGGAGAGCTATTCCAGGGGAGAGCTTTTGCACGACTATGCTGATCTGTTTAGAGAGATCTACGAGGTGATTAAATGCAGATTGCAGTAG
- a CDS encoding DUF5612 domain-containing protein yields MLRAIQIIAKNEIGVLRDVTTVIANYNGNITYSQTFILEDGEYKGKAMIYFEVEGGDFESMLKEIKEIPTVLSVEEVKPFKDIFGKRVIIFGGGALVSQVALGAISEADRHNLRGERISVDTMPIVGEIELAEAVNAVSRLHRAKALVLAGGLMGGKIADEVKMLRRCGIPVISLNMLGSVPKVSDLVVSDPVMAGTLAVMHVSEKAKFDIRRVRGRRI; encoded by the coding sequence ATGCTCAGGGCTATACAGATAATAGCCAAGAACGAAATCGGTGTTCTTAGGGATGTTACGACGGTCATAGCAAATTACAATGGAAACATAACGTATTCCCAGACGTTTATACTCGAAGATGGAGAGTACAAGGGTAAAGCCATGATATATTTTGAAGTTGAAGGTGGTGATTTCGAGAGTATGCTCAAAGAGATCAAGGAGATTCCGACCGTTTTGAGTGTTGAAGAAGTAAAACCGTTCAAGGACATATTTGGTAAGAGAGTTATAATATTTGGCGGTGGTGCTTTGGTTTCTCAAGTGGCGTTGGGTGCGATTAGCGAAGCGGACAGACACAACTTGAGAGGGGAAAGAATTAGTGTCGATACGATGCCCATAGTTGGTGAAATCGAATTGGCTGAAGCTGTGAATGCCGTTTCAAGATTGCACAGAGCTAAAGCTTTAGTTTTGGCCGGTGGTTTGATGGGCGGTAAGATTGCGGATGAGGTGAAGATGCTTAGGAGATGTGGTATTCCAGTGATATCTCTGAACATGCTCGGTAGTGTTCCAAAGGTCAGTGATCTGGTTGTAAGTGATCCTGTCATGGCCGGAACTCTAGCAGTTATGCACGTAAGTGAAAAGGCTAAGTTCGACATCAGAAGGGTGAGGGGCAGGCGGATTTGA
- a CDS encoding NifB/NifX family molybdenum-iron cluster-binding protein — MRVAVSTISGGLDDKVSEVFGRAVSFTIVDVEDGEIKSVEVVRNDFAVRGGGAGVAVSQFLVDKGVNAVITGNVGPNALGVLSSAGIKVYRGSGLTVKEAIEKLIRGELEEITSPSQPKMGRWRRGGGRGQW, encoded by the coding sequence ATGAGAGTTGCAGTCTCTACTATAAGCGGTGGTTTGGATGACAAGGTCTCTGAAGTTTTTGGAAGGGCTGTGAGCTTCACGATAGTAGATGTTGAAGATGGAGAAATTAAGAGTGTTGAAGTTGTTAGAAACGATTTCGCTGTGAGAGGTGGAGGTGCGGGAGTTGCGGTTTCTCAGTTTTTGGTCGATAAAGGAGTCAATGCGGTTATAACTGGAAACGTCGGTCCCAACGCTTTGGGAGTTCTAAGTTCGGCCGGGATCAAGGTTTACAGAGGGAGTGGACTGACAGTGAAAGAGGCTATTGAAAAGCTAATCAGGGGAGAGCTTGAGGAGATTACATCTCCATCCCAGCCAAAGATGGGAAGGTGGAGAAGAGGGGGAGGAAGGGGTCAATGGTAA